One Cohnella candidum genomic region harbors:
- a CDS encoding amidohydrolase: MKRWLITNGYFATMDDTRPLFKGWMAVEGSRIADMGEGEAPAEWLEAAAETVDGQDLLFLPGLVNTHGHAAMSLLRGYADDLALQDWLQNHMWPMEAKFTGDDVYWGSALAAAEMIKTGTTTFLDMYDHMHRVGEVVDQSGLRAVLTRGMIGMVPEDVQKAKLQDAVTFAREWHGAADGRITVMMCPHAPYTCPPDFIVKVVEAAHELNLSLHTHMSETRFEVEQNVRDYGVRPPEHLDRLGFFSRPALVAHAVHLTDEEIALLAERNVAVSHNPVSNLKLASGVARVPELLAAGVTVGLGTDSVASNNNLDLFEEIRLAALLHKGVTGDPTVIPAAEALRLGTTYGARALGLEGQTGILKPGMKADFIAVSTAQTHFVPRTDLISHLVYAASGSDVKHVWADGRQLLRGGELLTLDEERIRYEAQACFERLRG; this comes from the coding sequence ATGAAAAGATGGCTGATCACGAACGGATATTTCGCGACCATGGACGATACTCGTCCGCTGTTCAAAGGCTGGATGGCGGTTGAAGGATCGCGCATCGCGGACATGGGAGAAGGGGAGGCGCCTGCGGAGTGGCTGGAGGCTGCCGCCGAAACGGTGGACGGCCAAGACTTGCTGTTCCTGCCCGGGCTGGTCAACACGCACGGACACGCCGCGATGTCCCTTCTTCGCGGCTATGCGGACGATCTGGCGCTGCAGGACTGGCTGCAGAACCATATGTGGCCGATGGAAGCCAAGTTCACCGGTGACGACGTATACTGGGGCAGCGCCTTGGCCGCGGCGGAAATGATCAAAACCGGAACGACGACGTTCCTGGATATGTACGACCACATGCACCGGGTCGGCGAAGTCGTGGACCAGTCCGGCTTGCGCGCCGTGCTGACGCGCGGCATGATCGGCATGGTGCCGGAGGACGTCCAGAAGGCGAAACTGCAGGACGCCGTCACCTTCGCCCGCGAATGGCACGGCGCCGCCGACGGGCGCATTACGGTCATGATGTGTCCGCACGCGCCTTACACGTGCCCGCCCGATTTCATCGTGAAAGTCGTGGAAGCCGCGCATGAATTGAACCTTTCCCTGCACACGCACATGTCGGAAACGAGGTTCGAAGTCGAGCAAAACGTCCGAGATTACGGGGTGCGCCCGCCGGAGCATTTGGACCGTCTCGGCTTCTTCAGCCGTCCCGCGCTCGTCGCCCACGCCGTCCATCTGACGGACGAGGAGATCGCCCTTCTGGCGGAACGGAACGTCGCCGTCTCGCATAACCCGGTCAGCAACCTGAAGCTGGCTAGCGGAGTGGCGCGCGTGCCGGAACTTCTCGCGGCTGGCGTGACCGTGGGTCTCGGGACGGACAGCGTGGCAAGCAACAACAATCTGGACCTGTTCGAGGAGATCCGCCTTGCCGCCCTGCTTCATAAAGGCGTCACCGGGGACCCGACCGTCATTCCGGCCGCGGAGGCTCTCCGCCTCGGCACGACTTACGGTGCCCGCGCGCTCGGCTTGGAAGGGCAGACCGGCATCTTGAAGCCCGGCATGAAGGCCGACTTCATCGCGGTATCGACGGCGCAAACCCATTTCGTGCCCCGCACCGACTTGATTTCCCATCTTGTTTATGCAGCGTCGGGCTCCGACGTGAAGCACGTTTGGGCGGACGGCCGGCAGCTATTGCGGGGCGGCGAGCTGCTTACGCTCGATGAGGAAAGGATTCGCTACGAAGCGCAAGCCTGCTTCGAGAGGCTCAGGGGATGA
- a CDS encoding redox-sensing transcriptional repressor Rex — MKQEKISEAVVRRLPVYLRFLNELSLSDVQTVSSQDLGEKLDLNPAQIRKDLAYFGEFGRKGVGYNVAYLIEKIRHILKLDKTLNVALVGTGNLGRALCNYNMYTKDNMKIVAVFDADAGKTGTKINQMTVQPMSELSETVDRLGIAIGIITVPAIEAQNVADRFVAAGIKGILNFAPSVLKVPAGVRIHYADFTAELLSLAYYMDYEKRKEQGDVEE; from the coding sequence ATGAAGCAGGAGAAAATATCGGAGGCGGTCGTGCGGCGGCTGCCGGTATATTTGAGGTTTCTGAACGAGCTCAGCCTATCCGACGTCCAAACGGTATCGTCTCAGGATCTCGGCGAGAAGCTGGACCTCAATCCCGCGCAAATCCGCAAAGATTTGGCCTATTTCGGGGAATTCGGACGCAAAGGCGTCGGTTACAACGTGGCCTATTTGATCGAGAAGATCCGCCACATCCTCAAATTGGACAAAACGCTCAACGTGGCCCTCGTCGGCACCGGCAACCTGGGGCGCGCGTTGTGCAATTACAACATGTACACGAAAGACAACATGAAAATCGTCGCCGTTTTCGACGCCGATGCAGGCAAAACGGGCACGAAAATCAACCAGATGACCGTGCAGCCGATGTCGGAGCTCAGCGAGACGGTGGACAGGCTCGGCATCGCGATCGGGATCATCACCGTTCCGGCCATCGAGGCGCAGAACGTGGCGGACCGGTTCGTAGCCGCGGGAATCAAGGGCATCCTGAATTTCGCGCCGTCCGTCTTGAAAGTGCCCGCAGGCGTTCGGATCCACTACGCCGACTTTACGGCGGAACTGCTCAGCTTGGCCTATTACATGGATTATGAAAAGCGAAAAGAACAAGGGGACGTCGAAGAATGA
- the dinG gene encoding ATP-dependent DNA helicase DinG, which yields MKFAVLDFETTGMSDQRDEIIQAGLAVIDEAGTVCSTFSSFVKPEKPIPAEISKLTGISDEDVQDAPDIEEVLAQMVPLLQDAVLVGHNVEFDARFLQAALDRSGYLPFTGRMLDTVELTRLTHPILPSYQLSALTQAFGIGHDRPHQADSDALATAELFSIGLNKLRSLPMLTLQRLGSLFDAEGSDLGWLIAMTLQDREIRPAFHEEGYHYHRQFAMKVGDWSDDAAANRQEDASDVARRLAETSFEDFSEEVRRNLKELLPAYESREGQDIMFGEVLQSLEQDSHLLVEAGTGTGKSLGYLLPSLYYGLKESKKIVVTTHTIQLQEQLRQRDLPLLQKVLPVSFRASVFKGRSNYLCLRKFENRVSVPDYALGKEDAVTRGAMTVWLSETSTGEGEELNLGRSKEEWDAVASDAASCLNRSCPWFHKCFYHRARNEAGKADLVITNHALVFTDMRAEHRLLPSYDRLIVDEAHHLEEVAGQHLGQKTGYNSLAMPLQRLWKDSRNGLIPQLATALASVPHDQAPAWVEKAELMPAKLNDIRESWERWTEALFGLLAGQAAADETGSLTLRLKQDALPKGWDAIRVDADNAIQLMSDFIRPMEKLIAEIREETDDYSLQGLLTDLSGVVKDVAAVRADLSSFVTMGEAGYVYWAEAHFQYRGRSVWMYGVPADVSALLKEGLFDRKASVVMTSATLTVDKSFQYVTEQLGLAESEKEGRLRTSQLPSPFRYREQALVLIPRDFPGIRGKDGDAAFVQALTDSLRDVAQTVGGRMLVLFTSHRMLKTVYGPLKESLEPAGIQVLGQGIDGSSRSRLTKQFRDQPASVLLGTSSYWEGVDLPGDALTCLAIVRLPFQPPNHPVVEAKSEKLQAEKKNPFMKLSLPQAVIRFKQGFGRLVRTATDRGIVILYDTRVIDTSYGKYFLYSLPGPKMEHLPTAGMADRVKQWLDEGRPETVKPADEGGEAG from the coding sequence ATGAAATTCGCCGTGCTCGATTTCGAGACGACGGGCATGTCCGATCAAAGAGACGAAATCATCCAGGCGGGACTCGCTGTCATTGACGAAGCGGGGACCGTCTGTTCCACGTTCTCCAGCTTCGTTAAGCCCGAGAAGCCCATTCCCGCCGAAATTTCCAAATTGACCGGAATCTCGGACGAAGACGTTCAAGACGCTCCGGACATCGAGGAAGTGCTGGCGCAGATGGTGCCGCTGCTCCAAGACGCCGTGCTGGTCGGGCACAACGTCGAATTCGACGCCCGCTTCCTGCAGGCCGCTCTAGATCGCAGCGGCTATTTGCCGTTCACCGGCCGGATGCTGGATACCGTCGAGCTGACGCGTTTGACGCATCCGATATTGCCGTCCTACCAACTCTCGGCGCTCACGCAGGCGTTCGGCATCGGCCATGACCGTCCACACCAGGCGGACAGCGACGCGCTGGCGACGGCGGAATTATTTTCGATCGGGTTGAATAAATTGCGCTCCTTGCCGATGCTCACGCTCCAGCGGCTCGGTTCACTTTTCGACGCCGAAGGAAGCGATTTGGGCTGGCTGATCGCGATGACGCTGCAAGACCGGGAAATCCGGCCGGCATTCCATGAAGAGGGCTACCACTATCATCGCCAATTCGCGATGAAGGTTGGCGATTGGAGCGACGATGCCGCGGCCAACCGGCAGGAAGACGCGAGCGACGTTGCGCGCCGGCTGGCGGAAACCTCTTTCGAGGATTTCTCCGAAGAAGTTCGGCGCAACCTGAAGGAACTTCTTCCGGCCTATGAATCCAGGGAAGGCCAGGATATCATGTTCGGCGAAGTGCTGCAGTCCCTCGAACAGGATTCCCATTTGCTCGTGGAAGCGGGCACGGGAACGGGAAAGTCGCTCGGCTATCTGCTTCCCTCTCTCTATTATGGTCTGAAGGAATCCAAAAAAATCGTCGTGACGACGCACACGATCCAGCTTCAGGAACAGCTTCGCCAACGGGATTTGCCGCTGCTGCAGAAGGTGCTGCCCGTATCGTTCCGCGCTTCGGTCTTCAAGGGTCGAAGCAACTACCTGTGTCTCCGCAAATTCGAAAACCGCGTTTCGGTGCCGGACTACGCGCTCGGCAAGGAAGACGCGGTGACCCGGGGAGCCATGACGGTATGGCTCTCGGAAACGTCCACCGGAGAGGGCGAGGAACTGAATCTCGGCCGCTCCAAGGAAGAGTGGGACGCTGTCGCCAGCGACGCGGCGTCTTGCCTGAACCGCTCTTGTCCGTGGTTCCACAAATGCTTCTATCACCGCGCGCGGAACGAGGCGGGCAAAGCGGACCTCGTCATCACGAACCATGCGCTCGTATTCACGGACATGCGCGCCGAGCACCGATTGCTGCCGTCCTACGACCGCTTGATCGTGGATGAAGCCCATCATCTGGAAGAAGTGGCGGGGCAGCATCTCGGACAGAAAACCGGCTACAACTCTCTCGCGATGCCGTTGCAGCGGCTCTGGAAAGATTCCCGGAACGGATTGATTCCACAATTGGCGACGGCACTCGCATCCGTTCCGCATGACCAAGCGCCCGCTTGGGTGGAGAAGGCGGAGCTCATGCCCGCCAAATTGAACGATATTCGGGAATCCTGGGAACGCTGGACGGAAGCGTTGTTCGGACTGTTGGCGGGCCAAGCCGCCGCCGACGAGACGGGCAGCCTGACGCTGCGCTTGAAGCAAGATGCGCTCCCGAAAGGGTGGGACGCCATTCGCGTGGACGCGGACAACGCCATCCAGCTGATGTCCGACTTCATCCGGCCGATGGAGAAGCTGATCGCGGAAATCCGTGAAGAAACCGACGATTATTCGCTGCAGGGCCTTCTGACGGACCTGAGCGGCGTCGTGAAAGACGTGGCTGCGGTCCGGGCGGACTTGTCTTCGTTCGTCACGATGGGCGAAGCCGGCTATGTCTACTGGGCGGAAGCGCACTTCCAATACCGCGGCCGGTCCGTGTGGATGTACGGCGTGCCCGCCGACGTGAGCGCTCTGCTGAAGGAAGGCCTGTTCGACCGCAAGGCGAGCGTCGTCATGACGTCCGCGACTTTGACGGTAGACAAATCGTTTCAATATGTGACGGAGCAGCTGGGCCTTGCCGAGTCGGAGAAGGAAGGCCGGCTCCGGACCTCGCAGCTGCCGTCCCCGTTCCGCTATCGCGAACAAGCCCTCGTGCTCATTCCGAGGGATTTTCCGGGTATCCGGGGCAAGGACGGCGACGCCGCGTTCGTGCAGGCCTTGACCGATTCGCTGCGCGACGTGGCCCAAACCGTCGGCGGACGCATGCTCGTCCTGTTTACGTCGCATCGTATGCTGAAGACGGTATACGGTCCGCTCAAGGAAAGCTTGGAGCCCGCCGGCATCCAGGTGCTCGGCCAGGGAATCGACGGCTCGAGCCGCAGCCGTCTGACCAAGCAATTCCGCGACCAGCCGGCGTCGGTGCTGCTGGGTACGAGCAGCTACTGGGAAGGCGTCGATTTGCCGGGAGATGCGCTCACGTGCTTGGCTATCGTACGATTGCCCTTCCAGCCTCCGAACCATCCGGTGGTCGAGGCGAAGTCGGAAAAGCTGCAAGCGGAGAAGAAAAACCCGTTCATGAAGCTGTCGCTTCCGCAGGCGGTCATCCGTTTCAAGCAGGGCTTCGGCAGACTGGTGCGCACCGCGACCGACCGGGGGATCGTCATTTTGTACGACACCAGGGTCATCGACACGAGCTACGGGAAATACTTCCTGTACTCGCTGCCCGGACCGAAAATGGAGCATTTGCCGACGGCCGGCATGGCGGACCGGGTCAAGCAGTGGCTTGACGAGGGAAGGCCGGAAACCGTCAAACCAGCGGACGAAGGGGGAGAAGCCGGATGA
- the panC gene encoding pantoate--beta-alanine ligase — translation MTPKIVRQIAELREEIAAYRRGNPDGQVGFVPTMGYLHEGHASLIRRSAGENGLTVLSIFVNPLQFGPNEDFDRYPKDERRDLAVASSAGANLVFMPSVEEMYPEPMRTKVTVSEVTERLCGASRPGHFDGVATVVSKLFHIVQPDRAYFGLKDAQQVAVIARMTRDLHMPIDIVPCPTVREEDGLALSSRNVYLTPEERKQALVLSQSLAQVPGWIEDGMTEAELAVRIRGRIRSQPLADIDYVEIATYPDLKQPAPDRPLRDSNVPLLVALAVRFGKTRLIDNVLLFPSEVK, via the coding sequence ATGACACCCAAGATCGTTCGGCAAATCGCCGAACTTCGGGAAGAAATCGCGGCTTACCGCCGCGGGAATCCGGACGGCCAAGTCGGCTTCGTGCCCACGATGGGTTACCTTCACGAAGGCCATGCCAGCTTAATCCGCCGTTCGGCGGGCGAGAATGGGCTCACCGTGCTCAGCATTTTCGTCAATCCGCTTCAATTCGGGCCGAACGAGGATTTCGACCGCTATCCGAAAGACGAACGGCGCGACCTCGCGGTGGCGTCCTCCGCCGGAGCGAACCTGGTGTTCATGCCGTCGGTGGAGGAAATGTACCCGGAACCGATGAGAACGAAGGTCACCGTGTCCGAAGTGACCGAACGGCTGTGCGGGGCCAGCCGCCCCGGCCATTTTGACGGCGTCGCGACGGTCGTATCGAAGCTGTTCCATATCGTGCAGCCGGATCGTGCCTATTTCGGCCTCAAGGATGCGCAGCAGGTGGCGGTCATTGCGCGCATGACGCGGGACCTGCACATGCCGATCGATATCGTGCCTTGCCCGACCGTACGGGAAGAAGACGGGCTTGCGCTTAGCTCCCGTAACGTGTATCTGACCCCGGAAGAGCGCAAGCAAGCGCTGGTGCTGTCGCAATCGCTCGCGCAAGTGCCGGGCTGGATCGAAGACGGCATGACCGAAGCGGAATTGGCCGTCCGGATCCGGGGCCGTATCCGTTCGCAACCGCTCGCCGATATCGATTACGTGGAAATCGCGACTTATCCGGATTTGAAGCAACCGGCGCCGGACCGTCCGCTGCGGGATTCGAATGTTCCGCTGCTCGTGGCTTTGGCCGTCCGTTTCGGCAAAACCCGATTGATCGATAACGTCCTATTGTTCCCTTCGGAGGTGAAATAA
- the panD gene encoding aspartate 1-decarboxylase, which yields MFRQMMKSKIHRATVTEANLNYVGSVTIDQDLMELVDILPDEKVQIVNNNNGARFETYAIPGPRGSGVICLNGAAARLVHPGDQVIIIAYGYVTDEESRSHKPKIAIMDEANRPVKLMAEEPHSTVW from the coding sequence ATGTTTCGTCAAATGATGAAATCGAAAATTCATCGCGCGACCGTGACCGAAGCCAACTTGAACTACGTCGGCAGCGTCACGATCGACCAGGATTTGATGGAGCTCGTGGACATTTTGCCCGACGAGAAAGTCCAAATCGTGAACAACAACAACGGCGCCCGTTTCGAAACGTACGCGATTCCCGGCCCGAGAGGCTCCGGCGTCATTTGCCTCAACGGCGCGGCGGCCCGCCTCGTACACCCGGGAGACCAGGTGATCATCATCGCCTACGGGTACGTGACGGATGAAGAATCGCGTTCGCACAAGCCGAAAATCGCTATCATGGATGAAGCCAACCGCCCTGTCAAATTGATGGCGGAGGAGCCGCATTCGACCGTTTGGTAA
- a CDS encoding biotin--[acetyl-CoA-carboxylase] ligase, giving the protein MSGTSLLSLLEAEAGAFVSGEEISRQLGVSRTAVWKQIRKLEAEGYEIEAVPRLGYRLNGRPSRLSLQELLPKLVTREFGRRLKLFDDVGSTQDELRKLAEEGAPQGTLVVAERQTQGRGRMGRSWLSPAGKGVWMSLLLRPEIPLPLTPQLTLLAAVALSRAIARVVPLEIGIKWPNDLLVNGKKISGILLESSAEDERLKYVIVGMGISANLDPEDYPEELLDKAVSLKMASGQTIDRSRLIAAVMDEFERLYDLYRDRGFAPIRSLWEAHSVTLGRPAVLRTPQGTVEGVPVSLDESGGLKVRLANGETKTVFSAEFGETTGS; this is encoded by the coding sequence TTGAGCGGAACTTCATTGCTGTCTCTGCTGGAGGCGGAAGCGGGAGCTTTCGTTTCCGGGGAGGAAATCAGCCGGCAGCTCGGCGTCAGCCGGACGGCGGTATGGAAACAGATCCGCAAGCTGGAAGCGGAAGGATACGAGATCGAGGCGGTTCCGAGGCTGGGATACCGGCTGAACGGACGGCCATCCCGGCTCTCGCTTCAAGAGCTGCTGCCCAAGCTCGTCACCCGGGAGTTCGGACGCCGCCTTAAGTTGTTCGACGATGTCGGCTCGACGCAGGACGAGCTTCGCAAGCTGGCCGAAGAGGGGGCTCCGCAGGGGACGCTGGTCGTCGCGGAGCGTCAGACGCAAGGCAGGGGAAGGATGGGCCGCTCCTGGCTGTCGCCGGCCGGCAAAGGCGTCTGGATGAGCCTTCTTCTGCGGCCCGAAATCCCGCTGCCGCTCACGCCGCAGCTGACCCTGCTGGCAGCCGTGGCTTTGAGCCGCGCCATCGCGCGGGTCGTTCCGTTGGAAATCGGCATAAAATGGCCGAATGATCTGCTCGTAAACGGTAAAAAAATAAGCGGGATCCTGCTTGAATCGTCCGCCGAGGACGAGCGGTTGAAATACGTCATCGTCGGCATGGGGATCTCGGCGAATCTGGATCCCGAAGATTATCCGGAGGAATTGCTCGATAAAGCCGTTTCCCTGAAAATGGCCTCCGGCCAGACGATCGACCGCAGCCGGCTGATCGCCGCCGTCATGGACGAATTCGAACGGTTGTACGACCTTTACCGGGATCGGGGCTTCGCGCCGATCCGTTCGTTGTGGGAAGCCCATTCGGTGACGCTGGGCCGTCCCGCCGTTCTCCGCACGCCGCAAGGAACGGTGGAGGGCGTGCCGGTCAGCCTCGACGAGTCCGGCGGTTTAAAGGTCAGGCTTGCGAACGGAGAGACGAAGACGGTGTTTTCCGCCGAGTTCGGGGAGACGACGGGGAGCTGA
- the bshA gene encoding N-acetyl-alpha-D-glucosaminyl L-malate synthase BshA — MNRPLKIGITCYPSLGGSGVVATELGKILAEKGHEIHFIAHSMPFRLGKFQRNIYYHEVEVTDYYVFRYPPYDLSLASKMHQVARNVGLDILHVHYAVPHAICAYLAKEMSGDGLKVVTTLHGTDITVLAQNEALKDIIRLGIRKSDAVTAVSQDLIKETRELLDISEPIDLTYNFVDKRIYYPRECSDLRRDYAEPHEKVLMHISNFRPVKRTMDVVDIFAKVNAKIPSKLILVGEGPDLPKLQTKIAKMGLTDRVIFLGKQDDVAQVVSVADLMLLPSEKESFGLVALEAMACGVPTIGSLAGGIPELVQHGVTGYLAPVGDTDQMAAFAVELLQDTKRYADFREACLQRARHEFCDAKISAQYEEIYYRVLGLPVEVSIPVCQA, encoded by the coding sequence ATGAACCGGCCTCTCAAAATCGGCATCACCTGTTACCCGTCGCTCGGAGGCTCCGGCGTCGTAGCCACGGAGCTCGGCAAAATATTGGCGGAGAAGGGCCATGAAATCCATTTTATCGCCCACAGCATGCCTTTCCGTCTGGGCAAGTTCCAGCGGAATATTTATTATCACGAAGTCGAAGTGACGGACTACTACGTTTTCCGGTACCCTCCCTACGATTTGTCGCTGGCCAGCAAGATGCATCAGGTGGCGCGAAACGTCGGTCTCGATATATTGCACGTTCACTACGCAGTGCCGCATGCCATCTGCGCCTACCTGGCCAAAGAAATGTCCGGGGACGGCCTGAAGGTCGTCACGACGCTGCACGGCACCGACATTACGGTGCTCGCCCAGAACGAAGCGCTCAAAGACATCATCCGTCTCGGCATCCGTAAGAGCGATGCGGTCACCGCCGTCAGCCAAGACTTGATCAAGGAAACGCGCGAGCTGCTCGACATTTCGGAGCCGATCGACCTGACCTATAACTTCGTCGACAAGAGAATTTATTACCCTCGCGAATGCTCGGACCTTCGCCGCGATTACGCGGAGCCGCACGAGAAGGTGCTCATGCACATTTCGAACTTCCGGCCGGTCAAGCGGACAATGGACGTGGTCGACATTTTCGCCAAGGTGAACGCCAAAATCCCGAGCAAGCTCATTCTCGTAGGGGAAGGGCCGGATTTGCCGAAGCTGCAGACGAAGATCGCGAAAATGGGACTGACCGACCGGGTCATTTTCCTCGGCAAGCAGGACGACGTGGCGCAAGTCGTGTCGGTCGCCGATCTCATGCTGCTTCCTTCCGAGAAGGAGAGCTTCGGTCTCGTCGCCCTCGAAGCGATGGCTTGCGGCGTGCCGACGATCGGCTCTCTCGCCGGCGGCATACCCGAGCTGGTGCAGCACGGCGTGACCGGGTATTTGGCTCCGGTCGGCGACACGGATCAAATGGCCGCTTTCGCGGTTGAGCTGCTGCAGGACACCAAACGCTACGCAGATTTTCGCGAGGCATGCCTTCAGCGGGCACGCCACGAATTTTGCGACGCGAAAATCAGCGCGCAATACGAGGAAATCTATTATCGGGTACTCGGGCTTCCCGTGGAAGTGTCGATCCCGGTCTGCCAGGCGTAA
- a CDS encoding CCA tRNA nucleotidyltransferase, whose translation MTDADERLWRMGLEVVRKLQERGFEAYLVGGCARDRLLGRPLHDVDVATSAHPEQVAASFERVIPTGLQHGTVTVMHEGTPFEVTTYRTESGYSDARRPDSVAFVRDIREDLARRDFTINAMAAGLEGEWIDPYGGREDLSACIVRCVGDADRRFGEDALRMVRAIRFAAAFRFRLAKSVWRGIRSQAQRLRFVAMERIGAEWDKMMAGADPDRACRLLARSGLMAHLKEPLPAGLKAGMLAYRTAAEVGPKLRDIADTDARWIAWLSRCGAEPEEAVRFCRTIRLSGKREARIGQGVAFARRMAVSPGDRATFITAVLDFGKPAASDWLAAIGAGTGNGHGHAALLKCLEELPADSVRQLAVRGDELARHWDRPAGPWVAKVLRSLLEEVAFGRLPNDNAALLRAAEAFKES comes from the coding sequence ATGACCGATGCGGATGAACGGTTGTGGAGGATGGGGCTCGAGGTCGTTCGCAAGCTTCAGGAACGGGGATTCGAAGCCTATTTGGTCGGCGGCTGCGCCCGCGATCGGCTGCTGGGCCGGCCTCTCCATGACGTGGACGTCGCCACGTCCGCTCACCCTGAGCAGGTTGCCGCGTCGTTCGAGCGGGTGATCCCAACCGGACTACAGCACGGCACGGTAACGGTGATGCATGAAGGAACGCCGTTCGAGGTGACGACCTACCGTACGGAATCCGGCTACTCCGACGCGAGGAGGCCGGATTCCGTCGCGTTCGTGCGCGACATCCGGGAGGATTTGGCGCGGCGCGACTTCACGATCAACGCGATGGCGGCCGGGTTGGAGGGCGAATGGATCGATCCTTACGGAGGCCGCGAGGATTTGTCGGCGTGTATCGTCCGCTGCGTGGGAGACGCCGACCGCCGTTTCGGCGAGGACGCGCTCCGTATGGTGCGCGCGATCCGTTTCGCCGCCGCGTTCCGATTCCGGTTGGCGAAGTCGGTCTGGCGCGGCATCCGTTCGCAGGCCCAGCGCTTGCGCTTCGTGGCCATGGAGCGGATCGGCGCGGAGTGGGACAAGATGATGGCGGGCGCGGATCCTGACAGGGCTTGCCGGCTGCTCGCGAGAAGCGGGCTTATGGCGCATTTGAAGGAACCGCTGCCGGCCGGACTGAAGGCAGGCATGCTCGCTTATCGGACAGCGGCGGAAGTCGGGCCGAAGCTGCGGGACATCGCCGATACGGACGCCAGATGGATCGCCTGGCTGTCGCGGTGCGGTGCGGAGCCGGAGGAAGCGGTGCGGTTCTGCCGGACGATCCGCTTGAGCGGCAAGCGGGAGGCGAGGATCGGCCAAGGCGTCGCGTTCGCCCGACGGATGGCGGTTTCGCCGGGTGACCGGGCGACCTTCATTACGGCGGTCCTCGATTTCGGCAAGCCCGCCGCATCGGATTGGCTCGCGGCGATAGGAGCGGGGACCGGCAATGGTCATGGTCATGCAGCGCTCCTGAAATGCTTGGAGGAGCTTCCTGCGGATTCCGTCCGCCAGTTGGCGGTTCGCGGGGACGAATTGGCGCGGCATTGGGATCGCCCGGCCGGGCCGTGGGTCGCTAAGGTGCTTCGAAGCCTGCTGGAAGAAGTGGCCTTCGGACGCCTTCCGAACGACAACGCCGCATTGCTTCGGGCGGCGGAAGCTTTCAAAGAATCGTAA
- the panB gene encoding 3-methyl-2-oxobutanoate hydroxymethyltransferase, with amino-acid sequence MKQALTVPKIKAMKQAGKPIAMLTAYDFPSAKLAEEAGVDIILVGDSLGNVVLGYDTTVPVTLEDMIYHTRSVVRGAPGTMIVTDMPFATYRLGPEETLRNAARLLREGGAHAVKMEGGADLAEEIRRLTAAGIPVIGHLGLTPQSVHTIGGYKVQGKDRHEAEKLLDDAKALEQAGVFGIVLELVTEPLAAAVTKSVGVPTIGIGAGRGCDGQVLVYHDLIRYGSGIRDKRFVKTYADVGETIRQAISAYVNDVKTLGFPEEKHGFPLDEASAKEMALASRLYGGENP; translated from the coding sequence ATGAAGCAAGCCTTAACCGTACCTAAAATCAAAGCGATGAAACAAGCGGGCAAGCCGATCGCCATGCTGACCGCTTATGATTTCCCTTCCGCGAAATTGGCGGAGGAAGCGGGCGTCGATATCATTCTGGTCGGCGATTCGCTGGGCAACGTCGTGCTCGGTTACGACACGACCGTGCCCGTCACGCTCGAAGATATGATCTACCACACCCGATCGGTCGTACGGGGAGCTCCCGGCACGATGATCGTGACCGATATGCCGTTCGCGACCTACCGCCTGGGCCCGGAAGAGACGCTGCGCAATGCCGCCCGTCTCCTGCGGGAAGGCGGCGCCCATGCCGTGAAGATGGAAGGCGGCGCCGACCTGGCCGAGGAAATCCGCAGGCTGACGGCCGCCGGCATTCCCGTGATCGGCCATCTGGGGCTGACGCCGCAATCCGTACACACGATCGGCGGCTATAAGGTGCAAGGCAAGGACCGCCATGAGGCGGAAAAACTGCTCGACGACGCCAAAGCGCTGGAGCAAGCCGGCGTGTTCGGCATCGTGCTCGAGCTCGTCACGGAACCGCTCGCGGCCGCCGTAACCAAGTCCGTCGGCGTGCCGACCATCGGCATCGGGGCGGGCAGGGGCTGCGACGGGCAGGTACTCGTTTATCACGACCTGATCCGTTACGGCTCGGGCATCCGCGACAAACGATTCGTCAAAACTTACGCCGACGTCGGCGAAACGATCCGCCAGGCGATTTCCGCTTACGTGAACGACGTCAAGACGCTCGGCTTCCCGGAAGAAAAACACGGCTTCCCGCTGGATGAAGCGTCCGCCAAGGAAATGGCGCTTGCGTCCCGCTTATATGGAGGAGAAAACCCATGA